The segment TCCTCGAACACCTCAAGAATCTGCCGCAGATATCCCGGCAGCGCACTGGCATGCGAACAGGTCAGCGTCAGCGCCGTAAAATTCTTCCGTCCCGTAATGCCCGTAATGATGGGAGGCGGATCCATAGCATCCATCTCGCTGCAGTCCGAAAGAATCATCGTCCCCGGCGCATCGGGGTCATTGGTCGAACGAATGTTGATCGGAATGTTTTTGGAACGTACCGGAAACACCGCATCATCATGCAGCACATTGGCGCCCATATAGCTCATCGCGCGCAGCTCACTGTAGTTGATCCGCTTGATCGGCATCGGATCCTTCACGATCCGCGGATCCGTAACCAGAAAGCCCGGCACATCCGTCCAGTTCTCGTACACATCCGCATTCACAACATTGGCGATCACGGCACCGGACACATCACTGCCCCCGCGCGAGAAGACGCGGATCGCCCCATTGGGAAGAGCACCATAGAAACCGGGAATCACAACGCCCCGCTCACCCGTTCTGGAAGAAAGCTGGCTCGCCGTACGCTCATAGTCAATCGTCCCGTCGTAATGAAAGGCAAGCACATCGGCCGCATCCAGAAAATCGAAGTCAAGATACTCCGCCAGCAGCCGGCTCGTCAGATATTCGCCCCGGCTCACCAGAAGATCCGTCGAAACATCCTTGTTCATCATCTTCCGGATCCGGGCGAACTCCGCATCAAGATCCAGCGAAAGATGCAGCGCCTCCTTGATTGCGTAATACTTCGTCTCGATCTCCTTGAAGATTGGTTCATAGCTGACCCCGTAGCGCAGATGCGCCTGGCACAGATACAGCAGGTCCGTCACCTTATGATCCGACGGCGACGACTTTCCGCACGCGCTGGCAACGACGAAGCGCCGCGAAGGATCCGCCTCCACAATTGCCTTCACCTTCTGAAACTGTCCCGCATCCGCCAGCGATGATCCGCCGAACTTCGCTACCTTGATCATGACTGCACCTCCAGAACAACACAGTTTTCCGCATGCACATACGGCATCAGTTCATACAATGTCACGCCAACCGTAAGCACCGCGTTTCCTTCATGCGAGTGAACAAGCGATGCCGGCACATTTCCACCGCGCACGTAGAACACCTTAGCCGAAGATGAAACAGCCTCCGTCTTCTCAAGATTCTTCCATGCGTACGCTTTTCCTTCCAGAATGCGGGCCGCATCGGAAACGACAGCGTGCGCCGTCGGCAGACTGCCTGCCCCCTGACCGATCAGGGTTGCCTCTCCAAGGGCAGGGCTTTTCACTGTTATCCCGTTCCGATTGGAATCAATTGCGGCCAGGACCGTGCCGGCCTTGACAAAGGCAGGCATGACGCAGGCCGCAATGCCTGCCTCATTTTTTGATCCGGATCCGATCAGCTTGATGACGTATCCGTTTTCTTTGGCAAAGGAAAATTCCTCATCGCCGATCCGATCGATGCCGAAGGTGACAATTGAATCTTCTGCCGGTAACATCTGGAATGCAGCGGCGCAGCTGAGCATCACCTTGTAGCGAACGTCATACCCCTTGATGTCATCGGTAGGATTGCGCTCAGCGTAGCCGGCGTCCTGCGCAGCTTTGAGAGCTTCGGAAAATTGCTGACCGGTACGGGTCATGGAATCAAGGATATAGTTCGTCGTGCCGTTGAAGATGCCTTCAAAGGCGGTCACCGGCTCCACCATTTCCAGATCATGAACCGTGCACAGGAAAGGAATGCCTCCGCCGACGGCCGCTTCCATCAGAAGGCTGACATGATGTTTCTCTGCCAGGTCCTCGAGCTCCATCAGATGATGGGCAAGCATTTTCTTATTGGAGGATACGACATTGCGGCCCGATTCCAGAGCGGCCTTAACATACGTAAAGGCAGGTTCATCCCCGCCCATGCATTCGATGACAGTATCAATATCAGAATCATTCAGAATGTCTTCATAGTTCGTTGTGATTCTTGGATCATCCTTTTCCGATAAGGAACGGGCAAGGATTCGCTTGATCCGCATATTCCGGCATACGTCCGATGCCGGATCATCAATCAGGTTCATAACGCCGCTTCCCACGACGCCGCAACCGAGCAATCCGATCGTTAACATTTCTTCTCCCCAGATGTTTTTATTTCAAGTACAGTTGTTTTTAAAACATGGACATAGTATCATGCATGTGTTTCAGACACAAGGAGAATCCCAATGCGCTATTTCAGTACCCGTGGTCATGCGGATCCGATCGCAGCCAAAGAAGCAATCCTGAAAGGTCTCGCCGATGACGGCGGCCTGTTTGTTCCGGAACAGATGCCGGAAAAAATTGATATCAGCCGTCTTTCTGATCTTTCCTATGGCGATCTTGCGCAGATGATACTGTCCCGTTTCTTTGATGACTATGCCGCGGGCGAACTCAGCTCGTGCATCAATGGTGCCTACAGTGCCATGAACTTTGACACTTTGGCCATTGCGCCGTCGATCGTTCTTGATGAAGCAGCTTCGGTTCTGGAGCTTTGGCACGGGCCGACCTGTGCCTTCAAGGATCTGGCGCTGACAATTCTGCCGCGCCTGTTAACGACGGCATACAACGATCAGAAACAGACCGGAACCGTAGCCATTCTCACAGCGACCAGCGGCGATACGGGCAAGGCGGCCCTCGCCGGCTTCGCTGACGTTCCGCATACTGCAATCACTGTTTTCTATCCAAGAAACGGCGTATCGCCGATTCAGGAGCTGCAGATGCGCACCTCACCCGGAAAAAACGTCAATGTCATCGCCGTCAACGGCAACTTTGACGACTGCCAGCGGCTGGTCAAGGAAGCGGTTTCCCGGGTGCATCTGCCTTCAGGCGTACGCCTGTGCTCGGCAAACTCGATTAACATCGGAAGACTCGTACCGCAGATCGTTTATTACTTTGCGGCCTATCAGGATCTTCTGAAACAGAAGAAGATTGCCCCGGGCGAAAAGGTTCTCTTTGTCGTACCGACCGGAAACTTCGGCGACATCCTTGCCGGCTGGCTGGCGAAGCAGATCGGTCTCCCCGTAAAGAAACTGATCTGTGCCTCTAATTCCAACCGCGTCCTGACCGATTTTCTGGAAAGCGGAACCTATTCCATTCATCGTCCATTCCATGTCACAATGTCCCCTTCCATGGACATTCTCATTTCTTCCAACCTGGAACGCCTGCTGTATTTCAAGAGTAATGGTGACTCTGCTTTCGTAGAAACATGCATGGGTCAGCTCAGCGCAGCCGGCCAGTATACGGTTCCTGCCACGATGCTGGAATCAATCCGTCAGGACTTCGGGGGATATTCCTGCAGCGAAGAACAGTGTGCAGAAGAAATCAGGAATACCTGGAACAAACATCACTACCTCATGGACCCGCATACGGCAGTCGCCGCCGAAGGTCTCAGGCAGTATCGTGAAGCGTCCGGTGATCACACGCAGGCGGTCATTCTCTCCACGGCAAGCCCTTATAAGTTTGCAGGCAATGTTCTTAAGGCAGTCAATGGATCCATCGTTTCGGATCCGTTTGCGGCAATGGACAGACTCTCTGAAGAAACGGGGACAAAGGTTCCTTCTCCTCTTGCCCGGCTGGCCTCTCTGCCTCTTCGCTTTGACAGGACAATCGAAGTCAAGGACGGCATTGATCTGATTCAGAAACAGATGGAGGAACTCGCCCATGATTGAAATACGCGTCCCCGCAACGACGGCAAATCTCGGCGCCGGCTTCGACTGCCTTGGCGCAGCACTTCAGATCTTTGATACCTTTACTGCCGAAGAGAGTATCAGCGACGAGCTTCTGAACATTGCGCCCCAGTACAACAACGCTGACAACCTGTTTCTCAAGGCATTCCATTCCATCTCAAACAGACATGTCCGTGTCCGTTTTGATGCGGACATTCCTTCCGCCCGTGGACTGGGGTCCTCGGCGGCCTTATCTGCTGCCGGCGTTACGGCAGCGCTGGCGGTTGAAAACAGGCCGCTGAATGCCGATTTCATCTTTGAAAAGACCTCGGAACTGGAAGGGCATCCGGACAATGCGGCTCCTGCCGTCTATGGCGGATTGACTGCCAGTCTCAAGGAAGGCGAAGGCATCTATATGACGCGACCTCTTTCGCTTCATCCGTCCTGGTGCTTCACGGTGTTCATTCCGGATTTTGAAGTAAAGACGGCGGATGCGCGTGTGGTTCTTCCTGAAACCTATCCGCGCAGTGTCATCGGTTCTGCCCTCGGTCATGCGATCTGGATGAGTGAAGGTCTGCGAAACGGCGACATGACTGCGCTGAAGGCGGCAGCCAATGATGTAATTCATGAGCCGTACCGGAAGAAGCTGATTGCCGGATTCGATGAACTGAAAAAGACGGTAGAAAAGGATACGGGCGGCATACTTTTAATCAGCGGCA is part of the Galactobacillus timonensis genome and harbors:
- a CDS encoding aspartate kinase; the encoded protein is MIKVAKFGGSSLADAGQFQKVKAIVEADPSRRFVVASACGKSSPSDHKVTDLLYLCQAHLRYGVSYEPIFKEIETKYYAIKEALHLSLDLDAEFARIRKMMNKDVSTDLLVSRGEYLTSRLLAEYLDFDFLDAADVLAFHYDGTIDYERTASQLSSRTGERGVVIPGFYGALPNGAIRVFSRGGSDVSGAVIANVVNADVYENWTDVPGFLVTDPRIVKDPMPIKRINYSELRAMSYMGANVLHDDAVFPVRSKNIPINIRSTNDPDAPGTMILSDCSEMDAMDPPPIITGITGRKNFTALTLTCSHASALPGYLRQILEVFEEFKVSVESVPMTVDTISVIVSSDAVSENLYDIVNQLREKIKPDSLKIEENLAMIAIVGRAIQEKPGMSGRLLSEFGRNQINIKVISQSADELCVTVGVNNRDFEKAVRCIYEKFIAEESKGAEG
- a CDS encoding homoserine dehydrogenase gives rise to the protein MLTIGLLGCGVVGSGVMNLIDDPASDVCRNMRIKRILARSLSEKDDPRITTNYEDILNDSDIDTVIECMGGDEPAFTYVKAALESGRNVVSSNKKMLAHHLMELEDLAEKHHVSLLMEAAVGGGIPFLCTVHDLEMVEPVTAFEGIFNGTTNYILDSMTRTGQQFSEALKAAQDAGYAERNPTDDIKGYDVRYKVMLSCAAAFQMLPAEDSIVTFGIDRIGDEEFSFAKENGYVIKLIGSGSKNEAGIAACVMPAFVKAGTVLAAIDSNRNGITVKSPALGEATLIGQGAGSLPTAHAVVSDAARILEGKAYAWKNLEKTEAVSSSAKVFYVRGGNVPASLVHSHEGNAVLTVGVTLYELMPYVHAENCVVLEVQS
- the thrC gene encoding threonine synthase, whose product is MRYFSTRGHADPIAAKEAILKGLADDGGLFVPEQMPEKIDISRLSDLSYGDLAQMILSRFFDDYAAGELSSCINGAYSAMNFDTLAIAPSIVLDEAASVLELWHGPTCAFKDLALTILPRLLTTAYNDQKQTGTVAILTATSGDTGKAALAGFADVPHTAITVFYPRNGVSPIQELQMRTSPGKNVNVIAVNGNFDDCQRLVKEAVSRVHLPSGVRLCSANSINIGRLVPQIVYYFAAYQDLLKQKKIAPGEKVLFVVPTGNFGDILAGWLAKQIGLPVKKLICASNSNRVLTDFLESGTYSIHRPFHVTMSPSMDILISSNLERLLYFKSNGDSAFVETCMGQLSAAGQYTVPATMLESIRQDFGGYSCSEEQCAEEIRNTWNKHHYLMDPHTAVAAEGLRQYREASGDHTQAVILSTASPYKFAGNVLKAVNGSIVSDPFAAMDRLSEETGTKVPSPLARLASLPLRFDRTIEVKDGIDLIQKQMEELAHD
- the thrB gene encoding homoserine kinase → MIEIRVPATTANLGAGFDCLGAALQIFDTFTAEESISDELLNIAPQYNNADNLFLKAFHSISNRHVRVRFDADIPSARGLGSSAALSAAGVTAALAVENRPLNADFIFEKTSELEGHPDNAAPAVYGGLTASLKEGEGIYMTRPLSLHPSWCFTVFIPDFEVKTADARVVLPETYPRSVIGSALGHAIWMSEGLRNGDMTALKAAANDVIHEPYRKKLIAGFDELKKTVEKDTGGILLISGSGSTCLLISQRPLSASGMQEVREQPVHWDIRKTAIDPHGLAIKENGLWRPII